One genomic segment of Panicum virgatum strain AP13 chromosome 2N, P.virgatum_v5, whole genome shotgun sequence includes these proteins:
- the LOC120661175 gene encoding squamosa promoter-binding-like protein 18 isoform X2, whose protein sequence is MDWDLKMPVSWDLADLEHDAVPAIATAAAAPRAAASSGIAAAAAASARGAPSRAECSVDLKLGGLGEFGAADRMKEPVSAGAAAAAVPSASPMKRPRSGASGGGGAQCPSCAVDGCKADLSKCRDYHRRHKVCEAHSKTPVVVVAGREMRFCQQCSRFHLLVEFDDAKRSCRKRLDGHNRRRRKPQTDTMNSGTFMTSQQGTRFSSFPAPRPEPSWSGVIKSEDSSYYTHHQVLSTRPHFAGSTPAYSNSKEGRRFPFLQDGDQVSFSAGAAAALEVSAVCQPLLKTVAPPPESSSSNKIFSDGLTPVLDSDCALSLLSSPANSSSVDVSRMVQPTEHIPMAQPLVPSLHPQQQQQHQFGSPPGWFACSQAGSSGVASAAGAGGFACPPSVESEQLNTVLVPGSDGHEMNYHGIFHVGGEGSSDGTSPSLPFSWQ, encoded by the exons ATGGATTGGGATCTCAAGATGCCGGTGTCCTGGGACCTGGCCGACCTGGAGCACGACGCCGTGCCGGccatcgccaccgccgcggcagCGCCTCGTGCCGCAGCGTCGTCGggcattgccgccgccgcggcggcgtcggcgcgcgGGGCGCCGAGCCGGGCGGAGTGCTCCGTCGACCTCAAGCTCGGTGGGCTGGGCGAGTTCGGCGCCGCGGACCGGATGAAGGAGCCGGTGTCGGCCGGGGCGGCTGCGGCCGCGGTGCCGTCCGCGAGCCCGATGAAGCGCCCGCGCTcgggcgccagcggcggcggcggggcgcagtGCCCGTCGTGCGCGGTGGACGGCTGCAAGGCCGACCTCAGCAAGTGCCGCGACTACCACCGCCGGCACAAGGTCTGCGAGGCGCACTCCAAGAcgcccgtcgtcgtcgtcgccggccgcgaGATGCGCTTCTGCCAACAGTGCAGCAG GTTTCACTTACTGGTGGAGTTTGATGACGCGAAGCGCAGCTGTAGAAAGAGACTTGATGGGCACAACCGGCGTCGCAGGAAGCCACAGACAGATACTATGAACTCTGGAACCTTTATGACAAGTCAGCAAG GGACAAGGTTCTCGTCGTTCCCGGCTCCAAGGCCGGAGCCGAGCTGGTCTGGGGTCATCAAATCCGAGGACAGTTCATACTACACGCATCACCAGGTCCTCAGCACGCGGCCGCACTTCGCCGGCTCGACGCCGGCCTACTCCAACTCCAAGGAAGGGCGGCGCTTCCCGTTCCTCCAGGACGGCGACCAGGTCAGCTtcagcgcgggcgcggcggcggcgctggaggtctCCGCGGTGTGCCAGCCCCTCCTCAAGACGGTGGCCCCGCCGCccgagagcagcagcagcaacaagatcTTCTCCGACGGGCTCACCCCCGTGCTCGACTCGGATTGTGCTCTCTCTCTTCTGTCATCCCCCGCCAACTCCTCCAGCGTCGACGTCAGCCGCATGGTCCAGCCGACGGAGCACATCCCCATGGCGCAGCCCCTCGTCCCCAGCCTGcacccgcagcagcagcagcagcatcagttCGGCAGCCCCCCCGGCTGGTTCGCCTGCTCGCAGGCCGGCTCCAGCGGcgtggcctccgccgccggcgccggcgggttcGCCTGCCCGCCCAGCGTGGAGAGCGAGCAGCTGAACACCGTCCTGGTCCCCGGCTCCGACGGCCACGAGATGAACTACCACGGCATCTTCCACGTCGGAGGCGAGGGCTCCTCTGATGGCACGTCCCCGTCGCTCCCGTTCTCGTGGCAGTAG
- the LOC120661175 gene encoding squamosa promoter-binding-like protein 18 isoform X1, translating into MDWDLKMPVSWDLADLEHDAVPAIATAAAAPRAAASSGIAAAAAASARGAPSRAECSVDLKLGGLGEFGAADRMKEPVSAGAAAAAVPSASPMKRPRSGASGGGGAQCPSCAVDGCKADLSKCRDYHRRHKVCEAHSKTPVVVVAGREMRFCQQCSRFHLLVEFDDAKRSCRKRLDGHNRRRRKPQTDTMNSGTFMTSQQGLFSSAGTRFSSFPAPRPEPSWSGVIKSEDSSYYTHHQVLSTRPHFAGSTPAYSNSKEGRRFPFLQDGDQVSFSAGAAAALEVSAVCQPLLKTVAPPPESSSSNKIFSDGLTPVLDSDCALSLLSSPANSSSVDVSRMVQPTEHIPMAQPLVPSLHPQQQQQHQFGSPPGWFACSQAGSSGVASAAGAGGFACPPSVESEQLNTVLVPGSDGHEMNYHGIFHVGGEGSSDGTSPSLPFSWQ; encoded by the exons ATGGATTGGGATCTCAAGATGCCGGTGTCCTGGGACCTGGCCGACCTGGAGCACGACGCCGTGCCGGccatcgccaccgccgcggcagCGCCTCGTGCCGCAGCGTCGTCGggcattgccgccgccgcggcggcgtcggcgcgcgGGGCGCCGAGCCGGGCGGAGTGCTCCGTCGACCTCAAGCTCGGTGGGCTGGGCGAGTTCGGCGCCGCGGACCGGATGAAGGAGCCGGTGTCGGCCGGGGCGGCTGCGGCCGCGGTGCCGTCCGCGAGCCCGATGAAGCGCCCGCGCTcgggcgccagcggcggcggcggggcgcagtGCCCGTCGTGCGCGGTGGACGGCTGCAAGGCCGACCTCAGCAAGTGCCGCGACTACCACCGCCGGCACAAGGTCTGCGAGGCGCACTCCAAGAcgcccgtcgtcgtcgtcgccggccgcgaGATGCGCTTCTGCCAACAGTGCAGCAG GTTTCACTTACTGGTGGAGTTTGATGACGCGAAGCGCAGCTGTAGAAAGAGACTTGATGGGCACAACCGGCGTCGCAGGAAGCCACAGACAGATACTATGAACTCTGGAACCTTTATGACAAGTCAGCAAG GCTTGTTTTCGAGTGCAGGGACAAGGTTCTCGTCGTTCCCGGCTCCAAGGCCGGAGCCGAGCTGGTCTGGGGTCATCAAATCCGAGGACAGTTCATACTACACGCATCACCAGGTCCTCAGCACGCGGCCGCACTTCGCCGGCTCGACGCCGGCCTACTCCAACTCCAAGGAAGGGCGGCGCTTCCCGTTCCTCCAGGACGGCGACCAGGTCAGCTtcagcgcgggcgcggcggcggcgctggaggtctCCGCGGTGTGCCAGCCCCTCCTCAAGACGGTGGCCCCGCCGCccgagagcagcagcagcaacaagatcTTCTCCGACGGGCTCACCCCCGTGCTCGACTCGGATTGTGCTCTCTCTCTTCTGTCATCCCCCGCCAACTCCTCCAGCGTCGACGTCAGCCGCATGGTCCAGCCGACGGAGCACATCCCCATGGCGCAGCCCCTCGTCCCCAGCCTGcacccgcagcagcagcagcagcatcagttCGGCAGCCCCCCCGGCTGGTTCGCCTGCTCGCAGGCCGGCTCCAGCGGcgtggcctccgccgccggcgccggcgggttcGCCTGCCCGCCCAGCGTGGAGAGCGAGCAGCTGAACACCGTCCTGGTCCCCGGCTCCGACGGCCACGAGATGAACTACCACGGCATCTTCCACGTCGGAGGCGAGGGCTCCTCTGATGGCACGTCCCCGTCGCTCCCGTTCTCGTGGCAGTAG
- the LOC120661176 gene encoding MADS-box transcription factor 8-like isoform X2 has product MGRGRVELKRIENKINRQVTFAKRRNGLLKKAYELSVLCDAEVALIIFSNRGKLYEFCSGQSITKTLERYQKSSYGGPDTAIQNKENELVQSSRNEYLKLKARVENLQRTQRNLLGEDLGTLGIKELEQLEKQLDSSLRHIRSTRTQHMLDQLNDLQRREHMLCEANKCLRRKLEETSSQVHGQVWEHGGNLLGYERQSPQQGPSHVRNGFFHPLEVAPEPTLQIGFAPEHMNNFMPTWLP; this is encoded by the exons ATGGGGAGGGGGCGGGTGGAGCTGAAGCGGATCGAGAACAAGATCAACCGCCAGGTCACCTTCGCCAAGCGTCGCAACGGCCTGCTCAAGAAGGCGTACGAGCTCTCCGTGCTCTGCGACGCCGAGGTCGCGCTCATCATCTTCTCCAACCGCGGCAAGCTCTACGAGTTCTGCAGCGGGCAGAG CATCACCAAAACACTTGAGAGGTACCAAAAATCTAGTTATGGTGGACCAGATACTGCGATACAGAACAAGGAGAATGAG TTAGTGCAAAGCAGTCGCAACGAGTACCTCAAACTGAAAGCAAGGGTGGAAAATTTACAGAGGACTCAGAG AAATTTGCTCGGTGAAGATCTCGGGACACTTGGTATCAAAGAGCTTGAGCAGCTTGAGAAGCAACTTGATTCATCCTTAAGGCACATAAGATCCACAAGG ACacagcatatgcttgatcaGCTCAATGACCTTCAGAGGAGG GAGCATATgctgtgcgaagcaaataagtgCCTTAGAAGAAAG CTGGAGGAGACCAGCAGCCAAGTGCATGGGCAAGTGTGGGAGCACGGTGGCAACTTGCTTGGCTACGAGCGGCAGTCCCCACAGCAGGGCCCGTCCCATGTTAGGAACGGATTCTTTCATCCCCTGGAAGTTGCCCCTGAGCCAACCCTGCAGATTGG GTTCGCTCCTGAGCATATGAACAACTTCATGCCTACATGGCTACCCTGA
- the LOC120661176 gene encoding MADS-box transcription factor 8-like isoform X1: protein MGRGRVELKRIENKINRQVTFAKRRNGLLKKAYELSVLCDAEVALIIFSNRGKLYEFCSGQSSITKTLERYQKSSYGGPDTAIQNKENELVQSSRNEYLKLKARVENLQRTQRNLLGEDLGTLGIKELEQLEKQLDSSLRHIRSTRTQHMLDQLNDLQRREHMLCEANKCLRRKLEETSSQVHGQVWEHGGNLLGYERQSPQQGPSHVRNGFFHPLEVAPEPTLQIGFAPEHMNNFMPTWLP from the exons ATGGGGAGGGGGCGGGTGGAGCTGAAGCGGATCGAGAACAAGATCAACCGCCAGGTCACCTTCGCCAAGCGTCGCAACGGCCTGCTCAAGAAGGCGTACGAGCTCTCCGTGCTCTGCGACGCCGAGGTCGCGCTCATCATCTTCTCCAACCGCGGCAAGCTCTACGAGTTCTGCAGCGGGCAGAG CAGCATCACCAAAACACTTGAGAGGTACCAAAAATCTAGTTATGGTGGACCAGATACTGCGATACAGAACAAGGAGAATGAG TTAGTGCAAAGCAGTCGCAACGAGTACCTCAAACTGAAAGCAAGGGTGGAAAATTTACAGAGGACTCAGAG AAATTTGCTCGGTGAAGATCTCGGGACACTTGGTATCAAAGAGCTTGAGCAGCTTGAGAAGCAACTTGATTCATCCTTAAGGCACATAAGATCCACAAGG ACacagcatatgcttgatcaGCTCAATGACCTTCAGAGGAGG GAGCATATgctgtgcgaagcaaataagtgCCTTAGAAGAAAG CTGGAGGAGACCAGCAGCCAAGTGCATGGGCAAGTGTGGGAGCACGGTGGCAACTTGCTTGGCTACGAGCGGCAGTCCCCACAGCAGGGCCCGTCCCATGTTAGGAACGGATTCTTTCATCCCCTGGAAGTTGCCCCTGAGCCAACCCTGCAGATTGG GTTCGCTCCTGAGCATATGAACAACTTCATGCCTACATGGCTACCCTGA